In one Nicotiana tomentosiformis chromosome 6, ASM39032v3, whole genome shotgun sequence genomic region, the following are encoded:
- the LOC104119507 gene encoding dirigent protein 22-like produces MASFYSYTLSIPYFVILSILFNPSQGSFVEEFSDILATKRSEKTSRLHFYFHDIVSGKNPSSIKVISTGGDGIYGFGKTFIFDDALTVGPNASSKIIGRAQGIYSIASQSELALLMVLTFEFIEGKYNGSSISILGRNSVPRDVREMPIVGGTGLFRFARGYALAHTFKFDIKSGNAIVEYNVFVQHF; encoded by the coding sequence ATGGCTTCTTTCTATAGTTACACTCTCTCTATTCCGTATTTCGTAATTCTCTCAATCCTCTTTAATCCTTCACAAGGATCGTTTGTTGAGGAATTTTCTGATATTCTAGCCACAAAACGAAGTGAGAAAACGAGCCGCCTCCATTTCTACTTCCATGACATTGTCAGTGGAAAAAATCCTTCTTCAATCAAAGTCATTTCAACAGGAGGAGATGGAATCTACGGTTTTGGTAAAACTTTCATTTTTGATGATGCATTAACGGTAGGGCCTAATGCATCATCTAAGATTATAGGAAGAGCACAGGGGATTTACTCCATCGCTTCGCAGAGTGAGCTTGCATTGCTTATGGTTTTGACCTTTGAATTCATTGAAGGCAAGTATAATGGCAGCAGCATAAGTATTCTTGGGAGAAATTCAGTTCCCAGAGATGTTAGGGAGATGCCTATTGTGGGAGGCACTGGACTGTTTAGGTTTGCTAGAGGTTATGCATTGGCCCATACTTTTAAGTTTGATATAAAGAGTGGAAATGCTATTGTAGAATACAATGTGTTTGTTCAACACTTTTGA